A region of Astyanax mexicanus isolate ESR-SI-001 chromosome 23, AstMex3_surface, whole genome shotgun sequence DNA encodes the following proteins:
- the LOC103022266 gene encoding leukotriene B4 receptor 1-like, whose translation MQITNSSNGDAGVSQANLVSSVLMGFFCAVGVPGNIAVMVIIIRWFKKDNFTVHLMLNLAASDILCLMTLPVWMYNQLFTWSIGRSLCKSLALLAYCSVYSSLLTVTMMSVHRCLQICYPDVWAKLGKKGERFLLFTIWTFGLVFSIPAILSQELVQRETKQECGRLVTSDQTRLTVGILESLLAFVLPVSIMVTSYYFLHKRVTQKARIRSRRLTKLVTRIVVTFFIFWTPYHIFNVAEIFAICLKPSFPESSGKVLAFTSSLGDIAGSFTFINSCVNPLLYAFASRSLRKSTETENTNIVQTSSI comes from the coding sequence ATGCAGATCACCAACAGCAGCAACGGGGACGCCGGCGTGAGCCAGGCCAACCTGGTGAGTTCGGTTCTAATGGGCTTCTTCTGCGCTGTTGGAGTTCCTGGTAACATCGCCGTGATGGTGATCATCATCCGGTGGTTCAAGAAGGACAACTTCACCGTGCACCTGATGCTGAACCTGGCGGCGTCTGATATCCTGTGTCTGATGACCCTGCCGGTGTGGATGTACAACCAGCTCTTCACCTGGAGCATCGGGAGGTCCCTCTGCAAGTCGTTGGCGTTGTTGGCGTACTGCAGCGTCTACTCCAGCTTACTGACCGTCACCATGATGAGCGTCCACCGCTGCCTGCAGATCTGCTACCCCGACGTCTGGGCCAAACTGGGCAAGAAAGGTGAACGCTTCCTGCTCTTCACAATCTGGACTTTCGGCTTGGTCTTCTCCATCCCAGCCATTCTATCCCAAGAGCTCGTCCAACGAGAGACCAAGCAGGAGTGCGGACGACTCGTCACCTCCGACCAAACCAGGCTCACCGTCGGCATCCTGGAGAGTCTCCTGGCCTTTGTTCTTCCCGTCTCCATCATGGTCACCTCCTACTACTTCCTCCACAAGCGAGTGACCCAAAAAGCCCGGATCCGCAGCCGACGCCTCACCAAACTCGTCACCCGGATCGTGGTAACCTTCTTCATCTTCTGGACCCCTTACCACATTTTCAACGTGGCGGAAATCTTCGCCATCTGCCTCAAACCGTCGTTCCCGGAGTCGTCAGGCAAAGTCCTGGCGTTCACCAGCTCTCTGGGAGACATCGCTGGGAGCTTCACCTTCATCAACAGCTGTGTGAACCCTCTCCTCTATGCCTTCGCCTCGCGGAGCCTCCGTAAAAGCACGGAAACGGAAAATACGAACATCGTACAGACGTCCAGCATTTAA